TACGTCGAGGAACCCCGGATGGTGCAGCGACCCGGCGCCGACGCCGAGGACGCGGGCGTCGTCCTCGCGCCCGCCCTCGACACCGACGCCGAGCGGTCGGTCCTCCTCGTCTTCGACGCCGAGACGCTGTCGCTGCTGGCGCGAGCGCCGCTCCCGCACGCCGTTCCCTTCGGTTTCCACGGGCGATTTTTCGCCGCCGACTGAGCACCACTTTCCACCTTCTTCCGGCGATTTCCGCCGATACGTTCATCTCGCACCTCCACGCGTCAGGACGGCGACCATCATGCGACACGTACCACGGCGAACGATGCTCGGGCCCGTCGGAACGACGGTGGCCGCGGGTACAGTTGGCCGATTCCCGTCGACCGCCGCCGAACGGCCGAGCGATCCCTCACTCGACGCGTCGGCGATCCGGGGCTACTGGGCGGCGACGGCGGCGGAGCGGGGCCGCTGATGCCCAAACAGATCGTCCTCCTCGCGGCCGGCGTCGAGCCGGGGACGTTCGACGAGGTGGCCCGCTGGCCGAAACAGTGGTTCCCCGACGGCGACTACACCGTCGACGCCGAGGCCGTCGGCGGCGACCGTCACCGGATCACGGTGACGCCGACGGTGCCGCTCCCCGTTCCGGACGCCGAGGTGTACGACGAGGTCGAGGTCGGCGTCGACTTCTACGATGGCGGGTCGCTCGCCGCCTCGCTCTGCGACACCGTCCGGCCGCCCGGTCCGCCGGTCGACGACGAGGAGGCCTGCGACCCCGTCTGCGTCGAGTGACTCGGTCACCGACGCGGTTTCGTCGCTCCCCGTCCGAGCGACGGCGCTGGTCGACCCGACCGACGGCGTCTTTTGACTCCCTGCCCTACGGGGCGACGTGCAAAGCGAGTTCTCCGGCGACGTGATGGACGTTCTCGGCCAGCTGTTCGAGAAGGGGGCGCGGGTGCTCGACGGCGACGCGGCGTCGGCCGAGGGGTCGCCGACCGACACCGCCCGGCAGATCCTCACGAGCGCCGAGACGGTGGCGACGAACAAACTCCCCGACGGCGAGTTCCGATCCCGCCTCCTGCACGGCTGTGAGCGGGCACTCGCCACCCTCGACGGCGACGCGCCCGCCGCCGCCGAACACTGCCGGACGATGGCCCGGGAAGTGGCGTCGCGACGCTGACCGCGGGTCGAGCCTTTATCACGACCCGTTCCTACCGCCCGGTATGCGCCTCCACTGGCACCGGACGGACCTCCGGCCGTCGGACAACCTCGCGCTGGTGACGCCGGCCGAAGATCCGATCCTCCCGGTGTACGTCTTCGACCCCCGGATTCTCTCCCACGCCGCGCCCCCGCGGGTGGCCTTCGTCCTCGACAGCCTCGACGCCCTCAGGGACTGGTACCGCCAGCGCGAGAGCGACCTGGTGGTCGTTCGCGGCCGCGCACCGGACGAACTCGCCCGTCTCGCCGACGACTACGACGCCGACAGCGTGTCGTGGGCGCAGGCCTACTCCGGATTGGGCCGCCGCCGGGACGACCGAGTCGAGGAACGACTCGCCGGGATGGGCGTCGACGCCCACGTCGTCCACGACCACCTCCACCACGAACCGGGATCGATCACGACGAACCAGGGGGAGCCGTACTCGGTCTACAGCTACTTCTGGAAGAAGTGGCAGGACCGCGAGAAGCGGGGGTCCGTGCAGGCGCCGGGTGCGGACCGCCTCGCCGCCCCCGACGAGGACACCCCGATCCCCACCCTCGACGACCTAGGATTCGACGAGCCGGAAGCCGAGATTCCGCCCGGCGGCTACATGGAGGCCCGCCACCGCCTCAACGACTTCTGTGCCGAGGACATCTACCGCTACGACGACGCCCGCGACGACCCGGCGGCCGACGCCACCTCACGGCTCTCGGCGCACCTGACCCACGGCACCGTCGGGGTGCGCACCCTCCACGACCGGGTGGTTCGCGCCCGCGAGGGGGCCCCCGACGACGCCGCCCGCGAGTCGGTCGAGACGTTCCGCGGCGAACTCGCGTGGCGGGAGTTCTACCACCACGTCCTCTACTTCAACCCCGAGGTGGTGACGGAGAACTACCGCGACTACGAGCACCCCATCGAGTGGCGCGAGGACCCCGACGCCCTGCGGGCGTGGCAGGACGGCGAGACGGGCTACCCCATCGTCGACGCGGGGATGCGCCAGTTGCGCCGCGAGGCGTGGATGCACAACCGCGTGCGGATGATCGTCGCCTCCTTTCTCACGAAGGACCTCCTGCTCGACTGGCGCGAGGGCTACGACTGGTTCCGGCAGAAACTCGTCGACCACAACCCCGCGAACGACAACGGCGGGTGGCAGTGGGCGGCGTCGACGGGCACCGACGCCCAGCCGTACTTCCGCATCTTCAACCCGATGACCCAGGGAGAGCGTCACGACCCCGACGCCGAGTACATCAAGCGGTACGTCCCCGAACTCCGCGGTGTCGACGCCGACCTGATCCACGACTGGCACGAGCTCTCCCCGACCCAGCGTCGGCGGACGGCCCCCGAGTATCCCGACCCCATCGTCGACCACAGCGAACGCCGGGAGCAGGCGCTCGCGATGTTCGAGCGGGCGCGCGGCGAGGACGGGGACTAACGCCGTCGGTCACCGGACGCCGGCTCACGTCGGCTCACCGATCATTTTATACGGAGGTGTGCGCGTTGCACACCAATGACCAGCGACGACGAGCCAACGGTGCCCATCGTCTGTTCGGCCTGCGAGACGACGACGCGGGTGCCGCTCCCGGACGTGGCCGAGGCGGTCGATCGACACAACGAGAACGTCCACGACGGCGAGGCGATTGCGGAAATCGACCCCGCAATCGTCGAGAGCCTCGCCGACCTCGTCGCCGAGGACATGGGGTTGCTCGACGACGACGAGGACTGGGACTGATACTCCGCATACTGTCGGCTGTATCTGTTTCACGATGTCCGTCATCCCGGGGTGACGGACCTCGTGATCGACTTACAGCCGGCAGTATCACCGGCTGTCGTGACGCCGCGGGCGCGTTCCCACCGCCCGGCGACCGCCACGAACCTGTTCGGCCGAACCCTCGCGTCCGAGCGGTGCCAGGAGCGACGTGGGAAGATGTTCGAATCCAAGCGCTGCACACGTCGGTCGGTGGTCCTGTCGACAGGTACGCTCGCCCTCACGGCACTCGCCGGCTGTAGTGGCGGTGGCGGCGGGGGGAGCGAGAGCGACGGCGGCGGCGGTGAGAGTCAGAGCGACGGTGGAACGGCCACGGAGACGGAGAGCGGCGACGGGGGCGGCGGTAGTGGCGGCGGCACCCCCAGCTTCGATGGCTGGATGGAGAACGTCGGCAACTACGACGGCGTCGTCGACGAGACGGGGGGAGACGAGGTGACCGTCGCCGTCGGCGCCGAGGGCAACGGCGGCGCGTACGCGTTCGGCCCGCCGGCGGTCCGCGTCTCGTCCGGGACGACCGTCGTCTGGGAGTGGACCGGCCAGGGCGCCCAGCACAACGTCGCCGCCGAGAGCGGCGGCTTCGAGAGCGACCTCTCAGCCGAGGAAGGATTCACCTTCGAGCATACGTTCTCGGAGTCGGGGACGTACACGTACGTCTGCACGCCCCACCGGACCCTCGGGATGAAAGGCGTCGTCGTCGTGGAGTGACCGCGGCTCACGAGGATGCTATAGTCGCGTTTGGAACTGTTTGCACGTCGGATCGCACGCAGCCTTGCGATCCGATGTGTGATGACTTACGAACGCGACTATCGTCCGACCGGCGGCAACACTTGGCCGAGCGCGAGGACGACGGTCGCGACGCCGGCGAGGAGGAAGAAGGCGGCGTCGAACCGCCCGGCGTCGCCGAGTGCGCCGACGACGACCGGCCCGCTCGCGCCGAGGCCGATGAAGCCGGTCCGAACCAGCCCGAAGCCCGTCCCCTTCGCCTCGTCCGGCACCGTCTCGACGATGTAGGTGTTGCCGATGGGCCAGAAGGCGAGTTGCGTGCTCGCGAGGAGGGTGACGGCCAGGATTCCCGCGCGGCTCTCGGCCAGTGGCAGGGCGACGAGCGCGCAGACGGCGCCGGCGAGGATGGCGGTCATCGTGACCCGCGTCCCCACGCGATCACGCGCCGCGCCGGCGATGGGCTGGACGACGACGGCGCTCGCGAAAAAGAGGCCGAGTATCGTCGCCGCCCCGCTCTCGCTCAGCCCCTTCTCGACGACCAGGTAGGTCGGGTAGAAGCCGGTGAACGACTGATAGACGAACATCATGAGGATCATACACAGGGTGCCGAGGCCGAGCGCCCGCGTCGTCAGGGCGCGCCCGACCGCCCGAACGTCCGCCCACAGCGGTCGGACGGGCGGCGCGTCGGCGTCGCCGGAGCGTCGTGGGATCACGAGCGCGAGCGCGACGGCGACGACGGCGAACGCCGGGACGAGCGCGCCGAACCCCAGTCGCCACCCGACGGCGGCGGCGATGGTCGC
This window of the Haloplanus rubicundus genome carries:
- a CDS encoding halocyanin domain-containing protein gives rise to the protein MFESKRCTRRSVVLSTGTLALTALAGCSGGGGGGSESDGGGGESQSDGGTATETESGDGGGGSGGGTPSFDGWMENVGNYDGVVDETGGDEVTVAVGAEGNGGAYAFGPPAVRVSSGTTVVWEWTGQGAQHNVAAESGGFESDLSAEEGFTFEHTFSESGTYTYVCTPHRTLGMKGVVVVE
- a CDS encoding MFS transporter, coding for MIGVERSRDAVARVRTAANELRGDGRGWVLVVVAVGWALAIGVRLVFPALLPAVRRSFGMSLSTAGLLITVLWGAYASMQFPGGILADRYGERAVLVAAIALGGLGVVAVAAATTTVTFFLGTVGVGVGVGLYGTTRLTVLSDVFTDRTGTAIGIAQATGNVGTMALPPLAATIAAAVGWRLGFGALVPAFAVVAVALALVIPRRSGDADAPPVRPLWADVRAVGRALTTRALGLGTLCMILMMFVYQSFTGFYPTYLVVEKGLSESGAATILGLFFASAVVVQPIAGAARDRVGTRVTMTAILAGAVCALVALPLAESRAGILAVTLLASTQLAFWPIGNTYIVETVPDEAKGTGFGLVRTGFIGLGASGPVVVGALGDAGRFDAAFFLLAGVATVVLALGQVLPPVGR
- a CDS encoding cryptochrome/photolyase family protein, with amino-acid sequence MRLHWHRTDLRPSDNLALVTPAEDPILPVYVFDPRILSHAAPPRVAFVLDSLDALRDWYRQRESDLVVVRGRAPDELARLADDYDADSVSWAQAYSGLGRRRDDRVEERLAGMGVDAHVVHDHLHHEPGSITTNQGEPYSVYSYFWKKWQDREKRGSVQAPGADRLAAPDEDTPIPTLDDLGFDEPEAEIPPGGYMEARHRLNDFCAEDIYRYDDARDDPAADATSRLSAHLTHGTVGVRTLHDRVVRAREGAPDDAARESVETFRGELAWREFYHHVLYFNPEVVTENYRDYEHPIEWREDPDALRAWQDGETGYPIVDAGMRQLRREAWMHNRVRMIVASFLTKDLLLDWREGYDWFRQKLVDHNPANDNGGWQWAASTGTDAQPYFRIFNPMTQGERHDPDAEYIKRYVPELRGVDADLIHDWHELSPTQRRRTAPEYPDPIVDHSERREQALAMFERARGEDGD